Proteins encoded by one window of Scatophagus argus isolate fScaArg1 chromosome 4, fScaArg1.pri, whole genome shotgun sequence:
- the vps33a gene encoding vacuolar protein sorting-associated protein 33A, whose protein sequence is MAAHLSYGRVNLNILREAARKELREFLDKCAGSKAIVWDEYLTGPFGLIAQYSLLKEHEVEKMFTLKSGRLPSADVKNIIFFVRPRLELMDIIAENVFSEDKMHSPRDFHILFVPRRSMLCEQRLKEQGVLGSFINIDEYILDLIPYDGDLLSMEYESAFRECYLENDQTSLYHTAKGLMTLQALYGTIPQIYGKGECARHVANMMLRMKREFAGSQNQILPVFDTLLLLDRNVDLLTPLATQLTYEGLIDEIYGITNGYVKLPPEKFAQKKQGEASKDLPTEPKKLQLNSAEELYAEIRDKNFNAVGAALSKKAKIISAAFEERHNAKTVGEIKQFVSQLPHMQAARSSLANHTSVAELIKDITTSEAFFDNLTVEQEFMTGVDTDKVNTYIEDSIAQKDPLIKILRLVCMQSVCNNGLKQKVLDYYKREILQTYGYEHMLTLNNLEKAGLLKPQTSSRNNYPTIRKTLKLWMEDANEQNPNDISYVYSGYAPLSIRLTQVLARPGWRSIEEVLKMLPGPHFEERQQLPAGLHKKRQQGENRTTLVFFLGGVTYAEIAALRFLSQMEDSGMEYVIATTKLINGTTWIKSLMDRPELQTP, encoded by the exons atggctgcccatctgTCGTACGGTAGAGTTAATTTAAACATTCTGAGAGAAGCAGCACGCAAAGAGCTGCGAGAGTTTTTGGACAAATGTGCGGGAAGCAAG GCCATAGTTTGGGATGAATATCTGACGGGACCTTTTGGACTGATAGCTCAGTACTCTCTGCTGAAG GAACATGAAGTGGAAAAGATGTTCACCCTCAAGAGTGGCAGGCTCCCCTCTGCAGACGTCAAAAATATCATCTTCTTCGTTCGTCCCCGACTGGAGCTCATGGACATCATTGCTGAGAATGTGTTCAg TGAGGACAAGATGCATTCGCCACGAGActtccacattttgtttgtgcctCGGCGGAGCATGCTGTGTGAACAGCGGCTGAAGGAGCAGGGCGTGTTGGGCTCTTTCATCAACATCGACGAGTACATCCTGGACCTGATCCCCTATGATGGAGACCTGCTCTCCATGGAGTATGAAAGTGCTTTCAGG GAGTGCTACTTAGAAAATGACCAAACAAGCCTGTACCACACAGCCAAAGGCCTCATGACCTTGCAGGCACTGTATGGCACCATCCCACAGATATATGGGAAAGGAGAGTGTGCACGG CATGTCGCCAACATGAtgctgaggatgaagagggagtTTGCCGGCAGTCAGAATCAGATCCTGCCTGTGTTCGATACCCTGCTCCTCCTGGACCGTAACGTTGACCTGCTCACCCCTCTGGCCACACAGCTCACCTACGAGGGTCTCATTGATGAGATCTATGGAATCACAAACG GTTACGTGAAGTTGCCTCCTGAGAAGTTTGCGCAGAAGAAGCAAGGTGAGGCGAGTAAAGATCTGCCCACAGAGCCCAAGAAGTTGCAGCTCAACTCAGCAGAAGAACTGTACGCAGAAATACGGGACAAAAACTTCAACGCTGTTGGAGCAGCGCTCAGCAAGAAGGCTAAAATAATTTCAGCTGCCTTTGAG gAGCGACACAATGCCAAAACCGTGGGAGAAATAAAGCAGTTTGTGTCTCAGCTGCCTCACATGCAGGCAGCACGGAGCTCGCTGGCTAACCACACGTCTGTAGCTGAGCTCATCAAGGACATCACCA CATCTGAGGCCTTCTTTGATAATCTAACAGTGGAGCAGGAGTTTATGACTGGTGTCGACACAGACAAG GTGAACACATACATAGAGGACTCCATCGCCCAAAAGGATCCACTCATCAAGATTCTGCGTCTGGTGTGCATGCAGTCAGTCTGCAACAATGGCCTCAAGCAGAAGGTGCTGGACTACTACAAGAGAGAGATTCTCCAG ACTTATGGTTACGAACACATGCTAACGCTGAACAACCTGGAGAAGGCGGGTCTGCTGAAGCCACAGACGAGCTCGAGGAATAACTACCCCACCATTAGAAAAACTCTTAAACTGTGGATGGAGGATGCCAATGAGCAG AACCCAAATGACATCTCCTACGTGTACAGTGGCTACGCTCCACTGAGCATCCGGCTGACGCAGGTCTTGGCGAGGCCAGGGTGGCGTAGCATCGAGGAGGTGCTGAAGATGCTTCCAGGCCCACACTTTGAGGAGAGACAACAGCTGCCTGCCGGGCTCCATAAGAAAC GCCAGCAGGGGGAGAATCGCACAACGCTGGTGTTCTTCCTGGGCGGAGTGACGTATGCAGAAATAGCCGCTCTTCGTTTCCTCTCTCAGATGGAAGACAGCGGCATGGAGTATGTTATAGCCACCACAAAACTCATAAACGGTACAACTTGGATCAAATCCCTCATGGACCGGCCTGAATTGCAGACCCCCTGA